Proteins encoded in a region of the Psychromicrobium lacuslunae genome:
- a CDS encoding IclR family transcriptional regulator, giving the protein MSTASVVTAIRVLESLSELQPVGLSALARQLNASKATVLRMLSTLSELGWVTQSSGVEASWSMTFHAYAVVARNGTVSSLREIALGPMNGLQLDTTETIHLAVPDGQELVVIERLDTSHVLRAFLALGTRVPMHASGTGLAFLAASEDSFITDYLSRPLENISGRSITTEAALWVEINQIRERGYSINEEGLSTGITSVGAAVIGGNSKLPIACVSISGPSNRITSDKFEEYGRAVASAAQEIGRQASTSRLG; this is encoded by the coding sequence GTGAGCACCGCTAGTGTCGTCACCGCGATTCGAGTCTTGGAGTCGCTTTCAGAGTTACAACCGGTCGGCCTCTCGGCTCTAGCGCGACAGCTGAACGCCTCTAAAGCGACAGTGCTCAGGATGCTGAGCACTCTCAGCGAACTGGGCTGGGTCACCCAGAGCAGTGGAGTGGAAGCGAGTTGGTCAATGACTTTTCACGCCTACGCCGTAGTAGCTCGCAACGGCACCGTCTCCAGCCTTCGCGAAATTGCGCTGGGACCGATGAACGGCCTGCAACTCGACACCACTGAAACCATCCATCTGGCGGTTCCCGACGGTCAGGAACTGGTAGTTATCGAGCGGTTAGACACTTCCCATGTGCTCCGGGCGTTCCTCGCCCTAGGTACCAGGGTGCCGATGCATGCCTCCGGCACCGGCCTGGCCTTCCTAGCCGCTTCGGAGGATTCCTTCATCACCGATTACCTCAGTCGCCCGCTGGAAAACATTTCCGGCAGATCAATCACCACAGAGGCTGCGCTCTGGGTTGAGATTAACCAGATTCGCGAGCGCGGTTACTCAATCAACGAGGAAGGTCTCAGCACCGGCATCACCTCGGTGGGCGCGGCAGTTATCGGCGGGAACAGCAAGCTACCGATAGCCTGCGTGTCCATCTCGGGTCCGTCCAATCGGATTACCTCTGACAAATTCGAAGAATACGGACGGGCGGTAGCGAGCGCGGCCCAGGAAATCGGTCGACAAGCATCAACCTCAAGGCTTGGCTAG
- a CDS encoding cysteine hydrolase family protein, which yields MKALLVIDVQESFRQRENWAAISQSDIVGQVTKLVDHARQGGDQVVWIVHHEPGSAGVFDPELGFTRLIDGLVPRAAEPLFSKTSHNAFSTTGLQQYLVTQGITDLQICGIRTEQCCETTARVASDLGYSVEFVVDATATQPIEHWNAPKDRQLQEVLADPLTLDVESIIQRTCYALSGRFATIRTVQEVLAG from the coding sequence ATGAAAGCACTTCTGGTGATAGATGTTCAAGAGTCATTCCGACAGCGGGAGAACTGGGCCGCGATCTCTCAGTCCGACATCGTTGGTCAGGTCACCAAGCTGGTCGACCATGCCCGGCAGGGCGGGGATCAAGTGGTCTGGATTGTCCACCACGAACCGGGCTCGGCAGGGGTTTTCGATCCTGAACTTGGCTTCACCCGACTCATCGACGGCTTAGTGCCGAGGGCAGCGGAACCGCTGTTCAGCAAAACCTCCCATAACGCCTTTAGCACCACTGGGCTGCAACAGTACCTGGTAACACAGGGCATTACCGACTTGCAGATCTGCGGCATCCGAACCGAACAGTGTTGCGAAACTACCGCCCGGGTGGCCAGCGATTTAGGTTATTCGGTGGAGTTCGTGGTTGACGCCACCGCTACGCAGCCGATTGAGCACTGGAATGCGCCAAAAGATCGCCAGCTCCAAGAGGTGTTGGCCGATCCGCTCACTCTTGACGTGGAGAGCATTATTCAACGCACTTGCTACGCGCTATCCGGCAGATTCGCCACCATCCGAACCGTACAAGAGGTGTTGGCTGGCTAG
- a CDS encoding Hsp20/alpha crystallin family protein → MTRSLLSDEGSRRSPRFMPMDLYKVDDHYVVDADLPGIDPGSIEISVDNGTLSISAQRTARSEDGVHWLASERFSGQYRRELALGEGVDRDNITALYDNGVLSLIIPLAEKAKPRRIEISHATKPSAQAIES, encoded by the coding sequence ATGACCAGGTCTCTTCTCAGTGACGAGGGTAGCCGTCGCTCCCCACGTTTCATGCCGATGGATTTATACAAGGTCGACGACCATTATGTTGTGGATGCTGACCTCCCCGGCATCGACCCGGGATCAATCGAGATCTCAGTGGACAACGGCACTCTGAGCATTTCGGCACAGCGCACGGCTCGCTCCGAAGACGGCGTTCATTGGCTGGCCAGCGAACGATTCTCGGGCCAATACCGGCGCGAATTAGCCCTTGGTGAGGGCGTTGATCGCGATAACATCACCGCGCTGTACGACAACGGCGTATTATCGCTAATCATCCCGCTTGCCGAGAAGGCCAAGCCGCGGCGCATTGAGATCAGTCACGCTACCAAGCCGTCAGCACAGGCCATCGAGTCCTAA
- a CDS encoding Ig-like domain-containing protein, producing the protein MHKIQVIPGARKRPFYFVALLLAALLAIFGLNVLAQPAQAAEIPGAVTKVTVTPSNPGQYDPITVNASWSVPNGSKPGDTFSLTLPDELVALTSNFDLKDADGQVVATAKVVDGVVVFTLTDYVTTHRNVRGTATFTTQLDQTVTPGEPIELDFGTAGKVTITPAPGTPIDRAKPVKYGNWVDQAGNVSATPTGRIRWVIESPIGPFDTATFTDHQGAGQTLDCSTLSGRTSTGFNTQGEVAGWAPMPAEGVSIEKCTAEGFTVTLSPVPEDKVVSVSYIVAVTDPSLLVYSNSAEVTVNGTTLPVTSEIRRYQSGGDGSGEAIKPTPTTSAPTVPPTVPPTTAPPTTSAPSTTTTSNSSSPAVVQSSSTSPADQGELANTGSAGLLPLLGIAGAAMMAGLALLLIRRRAH; encoded by the coding sequence ATGCATAAAATTCAGGTCATCCCGGGCGCTCGAAAGAGGCCCTTTTATTTTGTCGCCTTGCTGCTCGCGGCTCTTCTTGCGATTTTCGGCCTGAATGTGCTGGCGCAGCCAGCTCAGGCTGCTGAGATCCCGGGTGCCGTGACCAAGGTCACCGTGACGCCGAGTAACCCGGGACAATACGACCCGATCACCGTGAACGCGAGCTGGTCGGTGCCGAACGGCTCAAAACCTGGCGATACTTTCAGCTTGACGCTGCCCGATGAACTGGTCGCATTGACTAGTAATTTCGACCTTAAAGACGCTGACGGCCAGGTGGTCGCTACCGCCAAAGTAGTCGACGGTGTAGTGGTTTTCACGCTTACCGACTATGTGACGACGCATAGGAACGTGCGAGGAACCGCAACTTTCACCACTCAGCTTGATCAAACCGTAACTCCCGGGGAACCGATCGAGCTGGATTTCGGGACCGCCGGAAAGGTCACCATCACACCGGCCCCAGGCACCCCCATTGACCGGGCAAAACCGGTGAAGTACGGCAACTGGGTGGATCAGGCGGGCAATGTTTCGGCCACCCCGACCGGCCGGATTCGTTGGGTGATTGAGTCGCCGATCGGGCCCTTTGATACCGCGACCTTTACGGATCATCAAGGTGCCGGACAGACCCTGGATTGTTCAACTCTCAGCGGCCGGACGTCAACTGGCTTCAATACCCAGGGCGAAGTGGCTGGCTGGGCTCCAATGCCAGCCGAGGGCGTGAGTATTGAAAAGTGCACCGCTGAAGGTTTCACCGTGACACTGAGCCCAGTGCCCGAGGACAAAGTGGTTTCGGTGAGCTATATCGTGGCGGTGACCGATCCGAGCTTGCTGGTCTATAGCAATAGCGCCGAGGTCACAGTGAATGGCACCACGTTGCCGGTGACCTCGGAGATTCGTCGCTATCAGTCCGGTGGCGATGGCAGCGGCGAAGCTATTAAGCCCACCCCGACCACCAGTGCGCCAACCGTACCGCCGACTGTACCGCCAACCACGGCGCCACCGACCACCAGTGCGCCGTCGACCACTACGACGTCCAACAGCAGCTCTCCCGCGGTTGTTCAGTCGTCAAGTACCAGCCCCGCTGATCAAGGCGAGTTAGCAAACACCGGCTCTGCGGGTCTGCTGCCGCTGCTTGGGATCGCTGGCGCTGCGATGATGGCGGGACTCGCCCTGCTGCTGATCCGCCGTCGAGCGCACTAG
- a CDS encoding YcnI family protein, producing MKKNSFAPKKLVAKTTLIAVGTLGLMGLGISAAAAHVTVSASSTAANSYTLLTFSVPHGCDGSATTKVAISLPEGIDDATPTVNPNWTASKVTEKLAQPKTLENGSKVSERTTQVVYTAKTPLDPELRDALVLSVKLPEKAGSQLNFPVLQSCVKGQTNWSNLVKPGQDHDAVEDPAPFVTLTAADTEDHAAQPSAAAQPANSDNNAGSQAPGWIGLAAGLLGLLMGAFALFRTRKSNTQ from the coding sequence TTGAAAAAGAATTCCTTCGCGCCCAAAAAACTGGTCGCTAAAACCACCCTGATCGCCGTCGGGACCCTGGGGCTGATGGGCCTAGGCATCTCAGCAGCCGCTGCGCACGTCACGGTGAGCGCCTCCAGCACGGCCGCCAATTCCTACACTCTGCTGACTTTTAGCGTTCCGCACGGCTGCGACGGCTCAGCAACCACAAAGGTCGCCATCTCACTGCCTGAGGGCATTGACGATGCGACGCCAACCGTCAACCCGAATTGGACCGCCAGCAAGGTCACCGAGAAACTCGCCCAGCCAAAAACCCTGGAAAATGGCAGCAAGGTCTCCGAACGCACCACCCAAGTGGTTTACACCGCTAAAACACCGCTAGATCCGGAACTTCGTGATGCCTTGGTGCTCTCGGTGAAACTACCTGAAAAGGCCGGCAGCCAATTGAATTTCCCGGTACTGCAAAGCTGCGTCAAGGGCCAGACCAACTGGTCGAATCTGGTTAAACCAGGCCAGGATCACGACGCAGTAGAAGACCCGGCGCCGTTTGTCACGCTAACTGCCGCAGACACTGAGGATCATGCCGCGCAACCTAGCGCAGCAGCACAGCCTGCCAATAGCGACAACAACGCTGGCTCGCAGGCCCCCGGCTGGATCGGCCTGGCCGCCGGGCTGTTGGGCCTGCTGATGGGCGCCTTTGCTCTATTCAGGACGCGCAAGTCGAACACCCAGTAG
- a CDS encoding ScbR family autoregulator-binding transcription factor: MAMQKRAIETREKIIAAAAQVFAESSFAEASMADILKLAGVTQGSLYFHFDSKIDLAYEIVKRQHDLAFALGTARVNSTDPGVQSMIGISHDLGEALITEPVMRAGLRLVTESINVFNEPAVKPYVDWIEVGRILLKRAVAESGSNKELDIDSAASVVIGSFTGTHVVASALDALPELHERIDAMWGFLLPGLGLQMPAVGA, translated from the coding sequence ATGGCTATGCAAAAACGCGCGATCGAAACTCGAGAAAAGATCATCGCAGCGGCCGCCCAGGTTTTCGCAGAGTCTAGCTTTGCTGAGGCGTCCATGGCGGACATTCTCAAGCTAGCCGGGGTGACCCAAGGATCACTGTATTTCCACTTCGATTCAAAAATTGATCTGGCCTACGAAATCGTCAAACGCCAACATGACCTGGCGTTCGCCCTGGGTACTGCAAGAGTGAACTCGACCGACCCGGGCGTACAGAGCATGATCGGCATCTCACATGATCTCGGCGAGGCGCTCATCACCGAGCCAGTGATGCGGGCCGGGCTGCGCCTGGTCACCGAATCGATAAATGTTTTCAACGAACCGGCGGTGAAGCCGTACGTGGACTGGATCGAAGTGGGCCGGATCTTGTTGAAACGAGCGGTAGCAGAAAGCGGCAGCAATAAGGAGCTGGATATTGATTCGGCTGCCAGCGTGGTGATCGGATCGTTCACCGGGACCCACGTGGTGGCCTCGGCACTGGACGCGCTACCAGAACTGCATGAGCGGATCGATGCTATGTGGGGATTTCTACTCCCCGGCCTGGGACTGCAGATGCCCGCAGTAGGGGCCTAA
- a CDS encoding DUF4232 domain-containing protein, with protein MSHFTSPVPRFLTTLGTVFVAAVVLAACTPAGNNQPSASPSDSSTASDSPSSPSTAPSSTPSGSATASTTGKPSNTSSNASPALCTAAMLSGSIAEGGGGAAGSVYMNLVVKNKTAQPCSINGYPGVSLVGKGNGTQLGAAADRDPNQPSTGAVLLAAGASAAAQLLYTRAENYGASCTLVKADGFRVYPPSATDALYIPNSLNPINACNEKSVVLLHIGAFHQA; from the coding sequence ATGTCACATTTCACTTCCCCCGTTCCCCGTTTCCTGACCACTCTCGGCACCGTGTTCGTCGCTGCCGTGGTGCTGGCCGCTTGCACCCCGGCCGGCAATAATCAGCCCAGTGCAAGCCCCAGTGACAGCAGCACCGCTAGCGACAGTCCGAGTTCTCCGTCAACTGCGCCCTCATCGACTCCGAGCGGCTCCGCAACAGCATCGACCACCGGCAAACCCAGTAACACATCGTCAAATGCCTCACCAGCACTCTGCACCGCCGCCATGTTAAGCGGTTCGATTGCGGAGGGTGGCGGCGGTGCTGCTGGCAGTGTGTATATGAACCTGGTGGTGAAGAACAAGACCGCTCAGCCCTGCAGCATTAACGGCTACCCCGGTGTGTCCCTGGTGGGCAAGGGGAACGGAACCCAATTGGGAGCTGCCGCCGATCGAGACCCCAACCAGCCCTCCACCGGCGCTGTTCTACTAGCCGCCGGAGCAAGCGCAGCCGCTCAGTTGCTGTACACCCGGGCCGAGAACTATGGCGCTAGCTGCACCCTGGTGAAAGCCGATGGCTTCCGGGTCTATCCGCCCAGCGCCACCGACGCGCTGTACATCCCAAATTCACTGAATCCGATCAACGCCTGTAACGAGAAGTCGGTGGTGCTGCTACACATTGGCGCTTTCCATCAGGCCTAA
- a CDS encoding CaiB/BaiF CoA transferase family protein, with the protein MLPLNGIRIIDLSRALAGPYCTALLADLGAEIIKVESITGGDSSRSWPPFQGDHSLYFDSANRNKKSIALDLYSEAGREVLSRLLSEAEALVENFKPGTLAKMGFSAEVLKTINPRLITTSINGYGDHGPLRQRAGLDQVVQAISGLTSVTGSSAENTYRVGVPIVDISSGMIAAVGLAAALLGRERGVEVERVSTSLFETALGLAVFQGQRALSLAEVPEPPGNDHPTISPYGVFRSGTEALVIAVGTEQQWSRFCVELGQPGLAQDERFSTGRDRTANRAELNDIITTLLAEQPASYWIDRLSAAGIPCGPINNYLQAVESEQAAALGMVQQVSRADGSELRLLRGPLSIDSVPVSITAAPPALGEQTRQILAAAGYQQEQVADLLRAGVAGATEQLERAERIEQALTHQGGAKW; encoded by the coding sequence GTGTTGCCACTGAACGGGATCCGCATTATCGACCTGAGCCGGGCCTTGGCCGGACCCTACTGCACCGCGCTGCTCGCCGATCTTGGTGCCGAAATTATTAAGGTGGAATCAATCACCGGCGGCGATAGCTCACGTTCTTGGCCGCCGTTTCAAGGAGACCACAGCCTCTACTTCGACTCCGCGAATCGCAATAAGAAGTCGATCGCGCTGGACCTCTACAGCGAGGCTGGCCGGGAAGTGCTGAGCAGACTGCTCAGCGAGGCAGAAGCCTTAGTAGAGAACTTTAAACCGGGGACCTTGGCGAAGATGGGTTTCAGTGCTGAAGTGTTAAAAACCATTAACCCTCGGCTAATAACTACCTCAATCAATGGTTATGGCGATCATGGTCCGTTGCGCCAGCGGGCTGGCCTAGACCAGGTGGTGCAGGCCATCTCCGGGCTCACCTCGGTGACCGGCAGCAGTGCCGAGAACACCTATCGGGTTGGCGTTCCGATCGTCGACATTTCAAGTGGAATGATCGCCGCAGTCGGGCTGGCGGCGGCCTTGCTGGGCAGAGAACGCGGGGTTGAAGTGGAGCGGGTTTCCACCTCGTTGTTCGAAACTGCGCTTGGCTTGGCTGTCTTCCAAGGCCAGCGTGCGCTGAGCTTAGCGGAGGTGCCTGAGCCGCCCGGAAATGATCATCCGACAATCAGTCCTTATGGAGTCTTCCGTAGTGGCACCGAGGCGCTGGTGATCGCTGTCGGCACCGAGCAGCAATGGTCGAGGTTCTGCGTGGAACTCGGCCAGCCGGGACTGGCTCAGGATGAGCGCTTCAGCACCGGGAGGGACCGTACCGCCAATCGGGCGGAACTCAACGACATTATTACTACCTTGCTTGCTGAACAGCCAGCCAGCTATTGGATTGATCGGCTCAGCGCCGCCGGCATTCCGTGTGGGCCGATCAATAACTACTTGCAGGCCGTAGAGAGCGAACAAGCGGCAGCATTGGGCATGGTTCAGCAGGTCAGCAGAGCTGATGGCTCGGAATTGCGGTTACTTCGCGGGCCGCTGAGTATTGATTCGGTGCCGGTCTCGATCACTGCCGCGCCACCGGCCCTCGGTGAACAGACTCGGCAGATTCTGGCCGCCGCCGGGTATCAGCAGGAACAGGTTGCGGATTTATTAAGAGCTGGAGTCGCCGGAGCCACTGAACAACTTGAGCGGGCCGAGCGGATTGAACAGGCATTGACGCATCAAGGCGGTGCTAAGTGGTGA
- a CDS encoding DNA glycosylase AlkZ-like family protein: MTTKQRAWAWHRQGLDGSQLGAAAATVIANTGWLRSVGGANPYLSLFARAGLRREQVDAEVARLAVHELPVVRGCTYVVSAEDFSWALQLGREAAEVPVRVLTKLGVSRTEIDELLTAVVEQLQPGEKLDPQQLKQVLGAAVRSLGEEGKKKGASTTLPAALGILQSEGRIRRVPLNGRLDQQRYAYQYWGLAQSGLSDQQARSKIIAKYLHWTGGATIKQSQWFTAFTVAQIKTALLELKAEESGGLWMLPGDRESYESFKVPDQQQIQLLAGSDGLALLRRNAPDLLAEQDRGKSLLGEKSLALVADLPDHPIVDRGQIVGLWQYDPGRAEIVPWIFGQATTAIKQRIAQVQDYIRQDLTDFRSFSLDSPASRQKRIDALRAAQSG; this comes from the coding sequence ATGACGACTAAGCAACGTGCCTGGGCTTGGCATCGACAGGGCCTGGATGGTTCGCAGCTGGGGGCAGCTGCCGCAACGGTGATCGCGAACACCGGCTGGCTGCGGTCGGTGGGTGGTGCGAACCCTTATCTCAGTTTGTTTGCTCGGGCCGGACTGCGTCGAGAACAGGTCGATGCCGAGGTTGCCCGGCTTGCCGTGCATGAGTTACCGGTGGTGCGCGGCTGTACCTATGTGGTGTCCGCCGAGGATTTCAGTTGGGCCCTGCAGCTGGGGCGCGAGGCGGCCGAAGTTCCGGTGCGGGTCTTGACGAAGCTTGGTGTGAGCCGCACCGAAATCGATGAGCTGCTCACGGCGGTCGTTGAGCAGCTTCAGCCCGGTGAAAAGCTTGATCCTCAGCAACTCAAGCAAGTTCTTGGTGCTGCGGTCCGCAGCCTGGGTGAGGAAGGCAAGAAGAAGGGGGCTTCCACCACCTTGCCGGCCGCGCTCGGGATCCTGCAGTCGGAAGGAAGAATTCGGCGGGTTCCACTCAATGGCAGACTGGATCAGCAGCGGTACGCCTATCAATATTGGGGATTGGCGCAGAGTGGTCTCTCTGATCAACAGGCCCGCAGCAAAATCATCGCCAAATATTTGCACTGGACCGGTGGCGCGACCATTAAGCAGAGTCAGTGGTTCACCGCCTTCACGGTGGCGCAGATAAAGACCGCCTTGCTCGAGTTGAAGGCTGAGGAGTCAGGAGGCCTCTGGATGCTGCCGGGCGACCGAGAAAGCTACGAAAGCTTCAAGGTGCCGGATCAGCAGCAGATCCAATTGCTTGCCGGTAGCGACGGTTTAGCGCTGCTCAGGCGCAATGCTCCCGATCTATTGGCGGAGCAGGACCGGGGCAAATCTCTGCTCGGCGAAAAGTCACTTGCACTGGTGGCGGATTTACCGGATCACCCCATTGTTGACCGTGGCCAGATCGTCGGTTTGTGGCAGTATGATCCGGGGCGGGCTGAAATAGTGCCTTGGATTTTCGGTCAGGCCACGACTGCGATCAAGCAGCGGATTGCACAAGTGCAGGACTACATCCGGCAGGATTTGACTGATTTCAGGTCCTTCAGCCTGGATTCGCCGGCTTCCCGGCAGAAACGCATTGATGCATTGCGGGCGGCCCAGTCAGGCTAA
- a CDS encoding enoyl-CoA hydratase/isomerase family protein, protein MVTGTEQITASRTGQGRIQSRVDQSVGWIVIDNPAKRNALSSQMCLALIEAIELLSNDQAVKVIALTGAGTDFSAGVDISELPEVLFDQEAPEGPQDHLSAVDMALSSVSKPTFALVAGICMGGAWQLASACDVLLACTNTRLAITPAKLGIIYPQRGVERLLQRVGLDRAKYLLFSGNEIPAALAERWGLFTELIPEDSFQQRATELLQTVARRSQFTIHTMKALIDPAASTGVPAADAARLQAAWQAAWLDSVDGEDFKIGRRAFLAGEVPEFRWQPAV, encoded by the coding sequence GTGGTGACCGGGACTGAACAGATAACGGCTAGCCGGACTGGCCAAGGCAGGATTCAGTCGAGGGTCGATCAGAGCGTTGGCTGGATTGTGATTGACAATCCGGCGAAGAGAAACGCGTTGAGTTCTCAGATGTGTCTCGCGCTGATCGAAGCGATAGAGCTGCTGAGCAATGATCAAGCGGTCAAGGTGATCGCGCTGACCGGTGCCGGAACGGATTTCTCGGCGGGCGTCGATATTTCGGAACTGCCCGAGGTGCTTTTCGACCAGGAGGCCCCCGAGGGTCCGCAGGACCACCTGAGTGCGGTGGATATGGCGCTCAGTTCTGTGTCCAAACCAACCTTTGCCCTGGTCGCGGGCATTTGCATGGGCGGGGCATGGCAACTCGCTTCGGCCTGCGACGTGCTGCTCGCCTGCACAAATACCAGGCTTGCCATCACCCCGGCGAAGCTGGGCATAATCTACCCGCAGCGGGGAGTCGAGCGCCTGCTGCAACGAGTGGGGCTTGACCGGGCGAAGTATCTATTGTTCAGCGGAAACGAGATTCCCGCCGCGCTCGCTGAGCGTTGGGGATTATTCACCGAGTTGATCCCGGAGGATTCGTTTCAGCAGCGCGCCACTGAGCTTTTGCAGACCGTGGCCCGTCGTTCGCAATTCACCATCCACACCATGAAAGCGCTGATCGACCCCGCTGCTTCGACTGGGGTGCCAGCCGCGGACGCGGCGCGATTGCAGGCCGCCTGGCAAGCAGCCTGGCTCGACTCGGTTGACGGAGAAGATTTTAAGATTGGCCGGAGGGCGTTTCTGGCCGGCGAAGTCCCCGAGTTTCGGTGGCAGCCAGCGGTTTGA